One Formosa agariphila KMM 3901 genomic window, TACTAAATCAATTTTTAGCTATATTTGAAAACAGGATTAAGTTATAAATAACCTAACCCTGAAATTTTGAACTTACACCCTTTTTAGGATAGTATCGATTTTCACACTATTTCATATTCCAACAATTAAAATAAAAAAAATACTTNNNNNNNNNNNNNNNNNNNNNNNNNNNNNNNNNNNNNNNNNNNNNNNNNNNNNNNNNNNNNNNNNNNNNNNNNNNNNNNNNNNNNNNNNNNNNNNNNNNNNNNNNNNNNNNNNNNNNNNNNNNNNNNNNNNNNNNNNNNNNNNNNNNNNNNNNNNNNNNNNNNNNNNNNNNNNNNNNNNNNNNNNNNNNNNNNNNNNNNNNNNNNNNNNNNNNNNNNNNNNNNNNNNNNNNNNNNNNNNNNNNNNNNNNNNNNNNNNNNNNNNNNNNNNNNNNNNNNNNNNNNNNNNNNNNNNNNNNNNNNNNNNNNNNNNNNNNNNNNNNNNNNNNNNNNNNNNNNNNNNNNNNNNNNNNNNNNNNNNNNNNNNNNNNNNNNNNNNNNNNNNNNNNNNNNNNNNNNNNNNNNNNNNNNNNNNNNNNNNNNNNNNNNNNNNNNNNNNNNNNNNNNNNNNNNNNNNNNNNNNNNNNNNNNNNNNNNNNNNNNNNNNNNNNNNNNNNNNNNNNNNNNNNNNNNNNNNNNNNNNNNNNNNNNNNNNNNNNNNNNNNNNNNNNNNNNNNNNNNNNNNNNNNNNNNNNNNNNNNNNNNNNNNNNNNNNNNNNNNNNNNNNNNNNNNNNNNNNNNNNNNNNNNNNNNNNNNNNNNNNNNNNNNNNNNNNNNNNNNNNNNNNNNNNNNNNNNNNNNNNNNNNNNNNNNNNNNNNNNNNNNNNNNNNNNNNNNNNNNNNNNNNNNNNNNNNNNNNNNNNNNNNNNNNNNNNNNNNNNNNNNNNNNNNNNNNNNNNNNNNNNNNNNNNNNNNNNNNNNNNNNNNNNNNNNNNNNNNNNNNNNNNNNNNNNNNNNNNNNNNNNNNNNNNNNNNNNNNNNNNNNNNNNNNNNNNNNNNNNNNNNNNNNNNNNNNNNNNNNNNNNNNNNNNNNNNNNNNNNNNNNNNNNNNNNNNNNNNNNNNNNNNNNNNNNNNNNNNNNNNNNNNNNNNNNNNNNNNNNNNNNNNNNNNNNNNNNNNNNNNNNNNNNNNNNNNNNNNNNNNNNNNNNNNNNNNNNNNNNNNNNNNNNNNNNNNNNNNNNNNNNNNNNNNNNNNNNNNNNNNNNNNNNNNNNNNNNNNNNNNNNNNNNNNNNNNNNNNNNNNNNNNNNNNNNNNNNNNNNNNNNNNNNNNNNNNNNNNNNNNNNNNNNNNNNNNNNNNNNNNNNNNNNNNNNNNNNNNNNNNNNNNNNNNNNNNNNNNNNNNNNNNNNNNNNNNNNNNNNNNNNNNNNNNNNNNNNNNNNNNNNNNNNNNNNNNNNNNNNNNNNNNNNNNNNNNNNNNNNNNNNNNNNNNNNNNNNNNNNNNNNNNNNNNNNNNNNNNNNNNNNNNNNNNNNNNNNNNNNNNNNNNNNNNNNNNNNNNNNNNNNNNNNNNNNNNNNNNNNNNNNNNNNNNNNNNNNNNNNNNNNNNNNNNNNNNNNNNNNNNNNNNNNNNNNNNNNNNNNNNNNNNNNNNNNNNNNNNNNNNNNNNNNNNNNNNNNNNNNNNNNNNNNNNNNNNNNNNNNNNNNNNNNNNNNNNNNNNNNNNNNNNNNNNNNNNNNNNNNNNNNNNNNNNNNNNNNNNNNNNNNNNNNNNNNNNNNNNNNNNNNNNNNNNNNNNNNNNNNNNNNNNNNNNNNNNNNNNNNNNNNNNNNNNVNNNNNNNNNNNNNNNNNNNNNNNNNNNNNNNNNNNNNNNNNNNNNNNNNNNNNNNNNNNNNNNNNNNNNNNNNNNNNNNNNNNNNNNNNNNNNNNNNNNNNNNNNNNTTCTACAACCATCTTTTCCCTATGGCTGTATATATAGTAGTACTATTAGAAAATCCCGTAATACTTTCTGTTTTTTCTCCATTGCTCCATTCGTAGGTTGAACCCCCAGATGCTTTTAATGTCACTTCATGCACCTTATATATCGTTTAATTTTCTCCAGTATTTACATTTACCAGAGGTGTTAGGTTCTATTATTGTTTGTATTCAACAATCCAAGAGAATGGATAATTTTGTTTTTTAACAGTATCAATTTCCATATTAGACTTGAAAATTAATTTTGTGCCATCTGGACTTACTGAAGCATGAGGTTCGTGCTTATATTTTTTATTTGTTCTTGCATATGTTTTAGTAAATCTATTAACAACAACTTCCCCTGTTACTTTTTCATCTAATTTCACTGCAAAAATCTCCCTAAACGCCGCATAGTCTTGAGGTTGAGAAATATCTCCATGATCATTTATATATGCCCAACCTGGACGATTTATATTTCGACAACTTACATGTCCACCTGACACATAACTATATTGAATTTCTTTATCATTCCCTTCTAAAGTAATACTTCTAATATAATTATCATCATTTGATACCCAAACTTCTTTCCCATTTTGATCGAAACCAATATCTCCATGAGGATTGATATCTGTAAGATGTCGAAGTAAATTTAATTTTTTATCGTAGGATTTTGTCCCTTCAAATTTACCTCCACCACGTGTATTATATTGAATTAAAACATAATCACCACTCTGAGACATAGATATCCAATTAATATTTGATAATGGAGTGCCTATATTTGTTTCAGTAACAATTAAATCATTTTTTATATCGTATATAACAACCCAACAATCTGTACCTGAGCTCTGCCTAGTCCCATATAATGAGATATATCTATCATCCGTTGATAAATTAGTTTCCGAAGTCCAATGTGATAAAACATTATAATTACTAAAAGTTTTTGTAAAAATTAGATTATTCTTAAAACTTATTGGATCTAACTTATAAATTTTAAGAAAATTACTTCGTACTGAAGTACCATAATTAATCAATGGATTGGTATTACTCCACCCTAAATTACCTATATTATTATTAGATAGCAATTTATAAGTCTTACCATCTAAAATATTTGATGAACTCAATGAAATTAAAGACTGATCAGAATTCCAGGCTTGTCTTTTTGAATATGAATGAACTAAACCAATTACATCTCCTCCAAATAGTGATAAATCGGATATACGTGTAATAGTGTTATTGAAATTTTCATCCTGAAATGGCTCTAAATAAGTTGGTAAGGACTTAGGAGGAGTGTAATTTACTTTACTCATAACAGTTTCTTTAGGATATTGCTGAGCATAAACAGCAGAGTTGCTTAACATTATAAATAGAAATAATCTAATAATAATGTGAAGCGCTTCAATTTTACTTGAAACGCGAGATTTGGTTAAGTTCATTGTATAGATTAAATTATTAGCGTCCGTTAAATATTTGATAAAGCGGGATTTCTTTAATAGATTCCCTAACTAGTTTAAGTCTTAATTTCAACCACAAAAATAGATGTTTGAATATAAAAAATTACTTTGAAGGACAGTTTATTATCAAACAGTTATTAAAGTAGATTCCTCACTTTATAATTAGTAGTATTACAATTCTTTACCTTTGTTCGTGTAGTATCAAAAATTCTTGTTTCAAATGCCATAAACATCTATATCAACATTTTAAAGTGCTAGACGTAACCCTATCAATAACACAAAGATAAAAAGTAAAAGTTGTTAAATTTAAAAGGTTCTATATAGGGGTATTATAGAGTTAAAGTCTCTGAGTGTATAACAAATAACTTCCTTATAAGCTTTTGTAAACTAAAAATATTTAAAAACATAGATGGCAAATAGAGAACATTATTAAAAGGTTTAGACATAGTCTTTCATTAAAACACATCGCAGGAGACAATCAAAAAAATTAGCATAATACCGATTTGGCACGAGTATTAAATACAATTACTATCATAAGTTACACAGCGAAAAACGAATCGAAGATAGGCATATTCTAATATGGAGTTAAAAATACACTTTAACTTTGAGGACAAACTTCAGTTTAATTAAATTCTTAGATTACCAGACAAACAATGGTCAGAATTAACTACAAAGGGGCCAGGCTAACAAATGATTGTTTTTTTCAGAACAGCACATTTCTATTACAAAACACATAAATAAAACGGAGGGTACTGTTCATTATAAACATAATTAATAAAAACATTATTTTGTTGTGATACTAATGATTAAATATTTTAATTTGTTAACCCTTGAAAGTTATAAATATACAATTCAAAGAATAATTTTGATAATTCGAATAAAAAGATACATATTTAAATTTTACTATTTAAAAGCACTCTGAAATCTACTTTTGAATAATACAATTCCTAGCGTTATGAATCATAAATTAAATGTACTTTTTGTATTACCTTCTCTTTCTGCAGGAGGAGCTCAAAGAGTTATGTCATTTGTTTCAAGAAATATTAATAAAGAGAAATTTAATACAACACTATTAATTGCTGGCTCTTCTATCGATACGGCATATGACATTAGTGGTGTAAAAGTAATTTATTTAAATAAAACGAGACTTCTCACCGCATTGCCTTCTATAATGCAACATATTAGAAAATTGAAACCACAGGTTGTAATAAGCTCTATTTCGCATACAAATTTAGCAATGTCAATGATTTCTCCATTATTTAAAAAAACAAAATTTATTGGAAGAGAAGCTACTATATTAAGTGAAAATAATAAAGAAGCAAATTCTAGGAGATGGTCTCCAATTCATCTTGTTTCTAATAAATTCAAAAATTTAGATGTGCTTCTTTGTCAATCTAAAGATATGGCAGAGGATATGATTCTTAACTATCAAGTGCCTAAGGAAAAAATAAGTATTATTAATAATCCAATTTCAAACTTACCACCTATAAAAACAATAAGCAAAACAACTAAAACGAAAAAATTTATAACTGTAGGTAGATTATCTGAAGTAAAAGGACATTTAAGATTATTAGAAATATTAGCGCAACTTAATTACCCTTTTAAATATACTATTATTGGTGAAGGAGAATACAAAAATCTTATTTTCGAAAAAGCTAAAGAATTGTCTATTTTAGACAATATAGAATATATACCCTTTACGAATGAAGTAAATGCATATTTATCTAAAAATGACATGTTTTTACAAGGCTCCTTTGTGGAAGGGTTTCCTAATGCTCTATTAGAAAGCTGTGTAGTTGGCACACCTGTTATAGCCTTTAATGTCCCTGGTGGTACTAGAGAAATTGTTGAAAATAATGTTAATGGATTTCTAGTAGAAAATGAAATTGAATTTTTGCAAAAACTTTCTGATAATCGGATTTGGAATCCAAAAGAAATAAGAGAATCAGTGTATAAAAAATTTAATGAAGGTAAGATTATTAAGCAATATGAGGATCTAATCACTAAAACTGCGAAACAAATTAGCTAAAATTAAAAAAATGACAGTAGTACATATTAATATTGGTTTAGGAGGTGGAGGTGCAGAACACATTATTTTGGAATTAGCAGAAAAGGGTAATAAAAATGGCATTAAAAATATTGTCATTTCTTTGTCTAGTATTAACCAAATTGAACATAAATTCAAAAAAGCAGATATAGAAACACATTTTCTTAACATAAACTCTATTTCTAATCTAAAATCGAGTTTAAATCAAATTAACAACATCCTTAAGCCTTTAGACCAAGTTGTATTTCATTGCCATATGTTTCATGGATTAATGTTCGGGATTTTGTACAGTCTATTTCACAAAAAAACACCTATAGTTTTTACACTACATAATACCTTAGTTAGATTACCATATAGACGTTATCTTCTATATATATCAAAACACCTTAGAAAATTTGATATTAATTTTAGTAAAGATGGTGAAAGATGGTATTTAAAACCCATTACCGTTATAGCCAATGGTGTAGATTTTAATAAATTTGTAATATCGAAACAAAGGTCGTATAATGTAAATGAAAAATTTGTTTTTCTGTTCATTGGTAGAATTCAAGAACAAAAGAATCCTCTTTTTTTAGTTGATTTAGTAACAAAGTTATTAAAGGAAGGCAAGTCAAATTTTGAAATTCAAGTTGCGGGCGATGGAAATTTAAAAGGTGAACTAGAGGAGTTAGTTACATTAAAAAATTATGATAAATATATTAAACTTTTAGGGTTTCAAAATAATGTGAAACAATTATTAGAAACATCTCATTGCATTATTATGCCATCATTATGGGAAGGTTTACCTGTAACGCTAATTGAAGCATCTACTACGTTATTACCTATAATAACAACCCCCGTTGGTAGTATACCGGAATATTTTAATGATGAGAATAGTTATGTAAGTGAATTAGATAGTTTTCACCTTCATATGATTCAAGTAATGGAAGATTATGATGGAGCTTTAATAAAAGCAAAAGTGTTGTATAAAGATAATAAATCAATTTTTGATATAAATGAGGTGTACAAAAAGCATGAAATATTATATCGAGAGTGTTTACAATAAATACCTAAATATTAATTAAATCTATAATTTCAACATAGAGAAAGATAATATCTATTTGAACAACTAAAATATTTAATGGAAAAAAAAAGAATTCTAATAGTGGCTTCACATTCAGGTTCACTAATTCATTTTAGAGGTGATTTTATTGAAAATTTGGTCAAGAATGATTTCGAAGTTTATACTGCAGCACCAGATTACCCCATAGAGATTAAAGAAAAACTCATTACTTTAGGAGCAACTCCTATAGCGTTCAAATTACAACGTACAGGACTAAATCCTTTCAATGATTTAAAATCGATATCTGAATTAAAGTCGATTATTAAAAATAACAATATAGATTTAGTATTTCCTTATACAGTTAAGCCTGTTATTTATAGTTCAATTGCTGCAAATTCTTGTAACATACCTGTAATATCTTTAATTACTGGATTAGGATTTGCTTTTACAGGTTTAACTTTTAAAGCTCGAACATTACAAAGGCTTAATGAGTTTTTATATAAAATTTCTATAAGAAAGAACAAGGTGATTGTATTTCAAAACAAAGATGATTATCAATTATTTTTGGATAGAAAAATATTATCAAAAGACAATAAGGTAGATTTTGTAAGTGGTTCTGGAGTTAATTTAAATAGATATGAATACAGAGTTAATAATAATTTATCTGATAAAATAAGTTTTCTTTTAGTAGCTCGATTAATAAAAGAAAAAGGAATTGAATTATATATTGAAGCTGCTAAAGTATTAAAACAAAAATATCCTAATGCAGAATTCCATATTATAGGAGAACCTGATCAATCACCTTCTGCAATCAAATTAGAAAATTTACTTACTTTAAATAAGGAAGGGATAATCGTTTATCACGGAAAACAAAACAATGTTCCTGATCATCTTTACAAAAGAGATGTATTTGTATTACCAACATACTATAGGGAAGGTATACCTCGCTCTATTCTTGAAGCCTTATCTGTAGGATTACCTATAATAACAACAAACACACCTGGTTGTAAGGAAACCATAAAAAAGGACTTTAATGGTGTTTTAATAAAACCAAATAATCTAGATGAATTGATTAATTCCATGGAATTTTTTATTATAAATCCACACAAAGTCAAAGAAATGGGAGTAAACAGCCGTACTTATGCGGAAGAAAGATTTGATGTTGAAATTATTAATAACGACCTAACTTCCTTAATTAAAAATGAGATTTATGGTTAGTTATTTAAAAAATATATTATTTACTAATACATCAAATTTATCACATGTCGTTTCAATTTCAGTAATTACTCTTTTTATTCTAGCAATGATAAGCACATCTCTAAATCTGGGATGGGTTTCTCTAGTGTTAAGTATAATCTTACCGATACTAGTTGTTTTAAATATCTTCGTAAGTATTTATGGGTTATTAATTAGAAAATACTATTATATAATTGGATTAATAATTTATTTAATAAA contains:
- a CDS encoding glycosyltransferase, with amino-acid sequence MNHKLNVLFVLPSLSAGGAQRVMSFVSRNINKEKFNTTLLIAGSSIDTAYDISGVKVIYLNKTRLLTALPSIMQHIRKLKPQVVISSISHTNLAMSMISPLFKKTKFIGREATILSENNKEANSRRWSPIHLVSNKFKNLDVLLCQSKDMAEDMILNYQVPKEKISIINNPISNLPPIKTISKTTKTKKFITVGRLSEVKGHLRLLEILAQLNYPFKYTIIGEGEYKNLIFEKAKELSILDNIEYIPFTNEVNAYLSKNDMFLQGSFVEGFPNALLESCVVGTPVIAFNVPGGTREIVENNVNGFLVENEIEFLQKLSDNRIWNPKEIRESVYKKFNEGKIIKQYEDLITKTAKQIS
- a CDS encoding glycosyltransferase, which gives rise to MTVVHINIGLGGGGAEHIILELAEKGNKNGIKNIVISLSSINQIEHKFKKADIETHFLNINSISNLKSSLNQINNILKPLDQVVFHCHMFHGLMFGILYSLFHKKTPIVFTLHNTLVRLPYRRYLLYISKHLRKFDINFSKDGERWYLKPITVIANGVDFNKFVISKQRSYNVNEKFVFLFIGRIQEQKNPLFLVDLVTKLLKEGKSNFEIQVAGDGNLKGELEELVTLKNYDKYIKLLGFQNNVKQLLETSHCIIMPSLWEGLPVTLIEASTTLLPIITTPVGSIPEYFNDENSYVSELDSFHLHMIQVMEDYDGALIKAKVLYKDNKSIFDINEVYKKHEILYRECLQ
- a CDS encoding glycosyltransferase family 4 protein, giving the protein MEKKRILIVASHSGSLIHFRGDFIENLVKNDFEVYTAAPDYPIEIKEKLITLGATPIAFKLQRTGLNPFNDLKSISELKSIIKNNNIDLVFPYTVKPVIYSSIAANSCNIPVISLITGLGFAFTGLTFKARTLQRLNEFLYKISIRKNKVIVFQNKDDYQLFLDRKILSKDNKVDFVSGSGVNLNRYEYRVNNNLSDKISFLLVARLIKEKGIELYIEAAKVLKQKYPNAEFHIIGEPDQSPSAIKLENLLTLNKEGIIVYHGKQNNVPDHLYKRDVFVLPTYYREGIPRSILEALSVGLPIITTNTPGCKETIKKDFNGVLIKPNNLDELINSMEFFIINPHKVKEMGVNSRTYAEERFDVEIINNDLTSLIKNEIYG